A portion of the Micromonospora tarapacensis genome contains these proteins:
- a CDS encoding IS3 family transposase → MADPRTAARAAVFDWIEGGYNTLRRDSTLDYMSPVKYEATAYSRRPTSKVA, encoded by the coding sequence GTGGCCGACCCGCGTACTGCCGCCCGTGCAGCGGTCTTCGACTGGATCGAGGGCGGGTACAACACCCTCCGCCGCGATTCCACCCTGGACTACATGAGTCCGGTCAAGTACGAAGCGACCGCCTATTCCCGCAGGCCAACCAGCAAGGTAGCGTGA
- the istB gene encoding IS21-like element helper ATPase IstB, with protein sequence MTRHRGLTEQAADAAIDSACRLLRLPTIRGQFPDLAEAAARDQMTYRGFLAELLMAECDDRARRRSERRIKAAAFPRDKSLRAFDFDANSNVDPAVVHTLASCDWVRKGLPLCLIGDSGTGKSHLLIALGSEAAMAGFRVRYVLATKLVNELVEAADDKMLVKTIARYGRVDLLCIDELGYMELDKRGAELLFQVLTEREEKASVAIASNEAFSAWTKTFTDPRLCAAIVDRLTFGGNIIETGTDSYRLAKTRNQLANTGQ encoded by the coding sequence ATGACCCGTCATCGAGGACTCACCGAACAGGCCGCCGACGCGGCGATCGACTCCGCCTGCCGGCTGCTGCGCCTGCCCACCATCCGCGGCCAGTTCCCCGACCTCGCCGAGGCCGCCGCCCGCGACCAGATGACCTACCGCGGGTTCCTCGCCGAGCTGCTCATGGCTGAATGCGACGACCGAGCCCGGCGCCGGTCCGAACGGCGGATCAAGGCCGCCGCATTCCCGCGGGACAAGAGCCTGCGCGCGTTCGACTTCGACGCCAACTCCAACGTCGACCCCGCCGTCGTCCACACCCTCGCCAGCTGCGACTGGGTCCGCAAAGGCCTGCCGCTCTGCCTGATCGGGGACTCCGGCACCGGCAAGAGCCACCTGCTCATCGCGCTGGGCAGCGAAGCCGCCATGGCCGGCTTCCGGGTCCGCTACGTGCTTGCGACCAAACTCGTCAACGAGCTCGTCGAAGCCGCCGACGACAAGATGCTCGTGAAGACGATCGCCCGCTACGGCCGCGTCGATCTGCTTTGCATCGACGAACTTGGCTATATGGAACTGGACAAGCGGGGCGCTGAGCTGCTCTTTCAAGTTCTCACCGAACGCGAGGAGAAAGCCTCCGTCGCCATAGCTTCCAACGAAGCCTTCTCAGCCTGGACGAAGACGTTCACCGACCCGCGGCTCTGCGCCGCGATCGTCGACCGGCTCACCTTCGGCGGCAACATCATCGAGACCGGCACCGACTCCTACCGGCTCGCCAAGACCCGCAACCAGCTTGCTAACACCGGCCAATGA
- the istA gene encoding IS21 family transposase, with protein sequence MSKVDLFAAIRRDSRAGLSVRGLARKYQVSRRTVRSALSSAWPAPRKPMTPRASKLDAFKPVIDDILRADLDAPRKQRHTVKRIYDRLIAEHDMHDVSYAVVRAYVADRKPKIRVEAGRGPVNVFFPQTHRPGAEAEVDFGEVAINLRGELVTCMLFAFRLSFSGKAVHKIFASGGSEAFLEGHVHAFTTLGGVPTGKIRYDNLKAAVAQVLGFTRQRVETARWTAFRSHFAVDPFYCQPGLQGAHEKGGVEGQIGWFRRNHLVPVPEVESFEQLNAMVDAWDAADDARRIGSRAHTVGELFAIEQPLLVPLPDELFETGIWLGPRVDRYSQITVRTNRYSVPARLVGRQVRVHLHASHLVIYDGRTEVARHERLMAKSGTRLDLDHYLEALLRKPGALPGSTALEQARAAGKFTPVHDAWWEAVRKTHGDAAGTRALIEVLLLHRHMPHEHVVAGLAAALRAGALTADAVALQARKFAETEDHPRTLDEPARPASNVVSLTERRLAQLPADTRPAPSVAAYDQLLRHRRTAEGNKP encoded by the coding sequence ATGTCGAAGGTCGACCTGTTCGCGGCGATCCGACGGGACTCCCGCGCCGGCCTGTCCGTGCGCGGCCTGGCCCGCAAGTATCAGGTCAGCCGCCGCACGGTCCGCTCGGCGCTGAGCTCGGCGTGGCCGGCACCGCGCAAACCGATGACGCCGCGGGCCTCGAAGCTGGACGCGTTCAAGCCGGTCATCGACGACATCCTGCGCGCGGACCTGGACGCACCCCGCAAGCAGCGGCACACCGTGAAGCGGATCTACGACCGGCTGATCGCCGAACACGACATGCACGACGTGTCCTACGCGGTGGTCCGCGCCTACGTCGCAGACCGCAAGCCGAAGATCCGCGTCGAGGCCGGCCGGGGACCGGTCAACGTGTTCTTCCCACAGACCCACCGGCCCGGCGCGGAGGCCGAGGTCGACTTCGGTGAGGTCGCCATCAACCTGCGCGGCGAACTGGTGACCTGCATGCTGTTCGCGTTCCGGCTTTCCTTCTCCGGCAAGGCCGTCCACAAGATTTTTGCGTCAGGTGGGTCGGAAGCATTCCTGGAAGGCCACGTCCACGCCTTCACCACGCTCGGCGGTGTCCCCACCGGCAAGATCCGCTACGACAACCTGAAGGCGGCGGTCGCCCAAGTCCTCGGGTTCACCCGGCAACGCGTCGAAACCGCTCGATGGACCGCGTTCCGTTCTCACTTCGCCGTCGATCCTTTCTACTGCCAGCCAGGCTTGCAGGGCGCTCACGAGAAGGGCGGTGTCGAGGGGCAAATCGGTTGGTTCCGCCGCAACCACCTCGTCCCCGTCCCCGAAGTCGAGTCGTTCGAGCAGCTCAACGCCATGGTCGACGCGTGGGACGCCGCCGACGACGCCCGGCGCATTGGGAGCCGAGCCCACACCGTCGGGGAGCTGTTCGCCATCGAGCAGCCGCTGCTGGTGCCGCTGCCGGACGAGTTGTTCGAGACCGGCATCTGGCTGGGACCCCGCGTTGACCGCTACAGCCAGATCACCGTCCGGACCAACCGCTACTCCGTGCCAGCACGGCTGGTCGGCCGGCAGGTCCGGGTCCACCTGCATGCCTCCCACCTGGTCATCTACGACGGCCGCACCGAAGTGGCCCGGCACGAACGGCTGATGGCCAAGAGCGGCACCCGCTTAGACCTGGACCACTACCTGGAGGCCCTGCTACGCAAACCCGGTGCGCTGCCCGGCTCTACCGCTCTCGAGCAGGCGCGCGCCGCCGGCAAGTTCACCCCGGTCCACGACGCCTGGTGGGAAGCCGTCCGCAAGACTCACGGCGACGCCGCCGGCACCCGCGCCCTGATCGAGGTCCTGCTGCTGCACCGGCACATGCCGCACGAACACGTCGTCGCCGGCCTGGCCGCCGCACTGCGCGCCGGCGCGTTGACCGCGGACGCGGTCGCGTTGCAGGCCCGCAAGTTCGCCGAGACCGAGGACCACCCGCGCACCCTCGACGAACCGGCCCGGCCCGCCAGCAACGTCGTGTCGTTGACCGAGCGCCGCCTCGCCCAACTACCGGCCGACACCCGGCCGGCGCCGTCGGTCGCCGCCTATGACCAGCTGCTCCGCCACCGTCGCACCGCAGAAGGGAACAAGCCATGA